One part of the Marinihelvus fidelis genome encodes these proteins:
- a CDS encoding HigA family addiction module antitoxin: protein MAMHNPPHPGEFIRSVYLEPFELSARALADKLAVSPSTLNRIITGKSGVSPEMALRLSKSLGRSPESWLAMQDAYDLWQAKRHAKLDGVRQVEFAA from the coding sequence ATGGCCATGCACAACCCACCACATCCTGGAGAGTTTATCCGCTCGGTTTACCTGGAGCCGTTTGAACTCAGCGCCCGTGCATTGGCGGACAAGTTGGCTGTCTCACCATCCACGCTCAACCGCATCATCACCGGAAAGAGCGGGGTGAGTCCGGAGATGGCGCTGCGGCTGTCCAAGTCTCTCGGGCGCTCGCCGGAAAGTTGGTTGGCCATGCAGGACGCCTATGATCTGTGGCAGGCAAAGCGTCACGCAAAACTTGATGGTGTGCGGCAAGTTGAGTTTGCGGCGTAA
- a CDS encoding DUF3052 family protein, which produces MSSQGAGYSGTPLATKLGIKAGSRVKVLGAPAHFPGLLAPLPEGAVVSSRLRAPVDIFHLFTTSRARLRRLLRQGLGEIPQDGAIWVSWPKKSSGVASQVTEDVIREVALPMTLVDIKVCAVDETWSALKLVVRKSHRQ; this is translated from the coding sequence ATGAGTTCACAGGGGGCAGGCTACTCCGGCACGCCACTGGCGACCAAGCTGGGCATCAAGGCGGGTTCTCGGGTGAAGGTGCTCGGTGCGCCGGCGCATTTCCCCGGACTGCTGGCCCCGTTGCCGGAAGGCGCCGTCGTGTCTTCCCGGCTGCGCGCGCCGGTGGATATCTTTCACCTGTTCACCACTTCGCGGGCCCGGCTGCGGCGTTTGCTGCGGCAGGGGCTGGGCGAGATCCCGCAGGACGGCGCCATCTGGGTGTCATGGCCGAAGAAGTCATCCGGTGTGGCCTCGCAAGTTACCGAGGACGTGATCCGGGAGGTCGCGTTGCCGATGACGCTGGTCGACATCAAGGTGTGTGCCGTGGATGAGACCTGGTCGGCGTTGAAGCTGGTGGTCCGCAAGAGCCATCGCCAATGA
- a CDS encoding MAPEG family protein: MINLDQYTSAFWGLFVVLLVLLVQWLVASGSKALREGAIPGKIDPSLSHSSFVFRAHRTFMNSLENLPAMLGASFLAILVGASALWTGVFIWVFAAARIAHMALYYAIATEKNPSPRSYFFMLGSLANIGLLGLCAVTLV, from the coding sequence ATGATCAACCTCGACCAATACACAAGTGCATTCTGGGGGCTGTTCGTCGTGCTCCTCGTCCTGCTGGTCCAATGGCTCGTGGCCAGTGGCTCGAAGGCGTTGCGGGAGGGCGCCATCCCCGGGAAGATTGATCCGTCCCTCAGTCACTCGTCCTTTGTCTTCAGGGCCCACCGTACCTTTATGAATTCGCTGGAGAATTTACCGGCGATGCTGGGTGCGTCTTTTCTGGCCATCCTGGTGGGCGCAAGCGCGTTGTGGACCGGTGTATTCATCTGGGTCTTCGCCGCGGCGAGAATCGCCCACATGGCGCTGTACTACGCCATTGCGACGGAGAAAAACCCCAGTCCCAGGTCGTATTTCTTCATGCTCGGCTCGCTGGCCAATATCGGTCTGCTGGGTTTGTGCGCCGTCACGCTGGTCTGA
- a CDS encoding retropepsin-like aspartic protease has product MNAPCWRMMVGLLVLFSSAAMAQPENGPPRWVTEGPRLAEGPAAFEVPLQVIATKLYADVEIGGQTVRFVVDTGSPSMIDSALVDALGLPVVGESQGTDAHGTVIRSRIVQADIRVGGVGFTRVPMFVAPFADNAATRAIVGDGVLGSELLALGGWQFDLRSGVLRFDAQAENLPHVDTSRKTPLHDFGYPHAPIFDVRFAEQARSKAMLDTGSPGYFAISPPDLEGAAKAGGIGREIQGYGSPGASLGGQAPDAEQWMGEMPTFSLAGLAPARVEAIRRERSPSLLGARWLEHFIITLDATGGSAWFHEYAGKPFAHAAFGFTLAFDDAVSVAMVWEGSPAARAGLAPGLVLTAINGEAPALTEDGIHAALAAMQANEIALAWEGGSAVLGQRTSLLDSGILDSGQARD; this is encoded by the coding sequence ATGAACGCACCATGCTGGCGAATGATGGTTGGCTTGTTGGTCCTGTTTTCTTCGGCCGCGATGGCGCAGCCGGAGAATGGGCCGCCGCGCTGGGTCACTGAAGGTCCGCGCCTGGCTGAAGGGCCTGCGGCATTCGAGGTGCCGTTGCAGGTCATCGCCACCAAGCTCTATGCGGACGTGGAGATCGGCGGACAGACGGTTCGTTTCGTGGTCGATACCGGTTCCCCTTCGATGATCGATTCGGCGCTGGTCGACGCGCTGGGGCTGCCGGTGGTGGGCGAAAGCCAGGGCACGGACGCGCACGGCACGGTGATCCGCAGTCGCATCGTCCAGGCGGACATCCGCGTGGGTGGGGTGGGTTTCACGCGGGTGCCGATGTTCGTGGCTCCGTTTGCAGACAATGCCGCCACGCGCGCCATTGTCGGGGACGGGGTGCTCGGCTCGGAATTGCTGGCGCTTGGGGGGTGGCAGTTCGACCTGCGCAGCGGTGTGCTCCGGTTCGACGCGCAGGCGGAAAACCTGCCGCACGTGGACACGTCGCGGAAAACGCCATTGCATGATTTTGGCTATCCGCATGCGCCGATCTTCGACGTGCGTTTTGCCGAGCAGGCGCGCAGCAAGGCCATGCTCGACACCGGCTCGCCCGGTTATTTCGCCATTTCTCCGCCTGACCTGGAAGGCGCGGCGAAGGCCGGCGGTATCGGGCGGGAAATTCAGGGTTACGGCTCACCCGGCGCATCGCTGGGCGGCCAGGCGCCGGATGCCGAGCAATGGATGGGTGAGATGCCGACGTTTTCGTTGGCAGGCCTGGCGCCCGCCCGGGTGGAAGCCATCCGGCGCGAACGGTCACCCAGCCTGCTGGGGGCGCGCTGGCTCGAGCATTTCATCATCACGCTGGACGCCACGGGCGGTTCGGCGTGGTTCCATGAGTATGCCGGCAAGCCGTTCGCCCATGCCGCGTTCGGCTTCACCCTGGCTTTCGACGATGCGGTATCCGTGGCCATGGTATGGGAAGGGTCGCCCGCCGCCCGTGCGGGCCTGGCGCCGGGCCTGGTACTGACGGCGATCAACGGCGAAGCGCCTGCGCTGACCGAAGACGGCATCCACGCGGCGCTGGCGGCCATGCAGGCCAACGAGATCGCGCTGGCCTGGGAGGGTGGGTCCGCGGTGCTCGGCCAGCGCACAAGCCTTTTGGATTCCGGCATTTTGGATTCCGGGCAGGCCCGGGACTAA
- a CDS encoding type II toxin-antitoxin system RelE/ParE family toxin → MIKSFRHKGLRKFYETGSVAGVQSGHKIRLRMILSALETSLEIGDMDVPGFKLHPLKGRLKGRWSVSVSGNWRITFEFRDGNAYVLDYKDYH, encoded by the coding sequence GTGATCAAGTCATTCCGGCACAAGGGCCTTAGGAAGTTCTATGAAACGGGCAGCGTGGCGGGCGTTCAGTCCGGTCACAAAATCCGGCTCCGAATGATTCTTTCGGCATTGGAAACCAGTCTGGAAATCGGAGATATGGATGTTCCGGGCTTCAAACTGCATCCGCTAAAAGGCCGGTTGAAAGGGCGTTGGTCGGTGTCTGTAAGCGGCAATTGGCGTATCACGTTCGAGTTTCGTGACGGAAATGCTTACGTTTTGGACTACAAGGATTATCACTGA
- a CDS encoding SDR family oxidoreductase translates to MNTLENRVAIVTGASSGIGRATALAFAREGAAVVVSARRQPELDQLAEEIKHSGGRAVAVAGDICEDSTARALVETAESRFGGLDIAFNNAGTMGEMGPTTDISLAGWQRTLDINLTSAFLCARYQLPALLRRGTGSLIFTSTFVGHTVGFPGVAAYAASKAGLTGLVKALAAEFGPQGIRVNALLPGGTDTPMAAEMNDTPEALAQVANLHALKRIARPEELAEAALFLASPAASFMTGSAMLVDGGVSINRT, encoded by the coding sequence ATGAATACACTGGAAAACAGGGTGGCGATTGTCACCGGCGCCAGCAGTGGCATCGGCCGCGCCACGGCGCTGGCGTTTGCGCGCGAAGGTGCCGCAGTGGTGGTTTCGGCCCGCCGGCAGCCCGAACTGGACCAACTGGCCGAGGAGATCAAGCACTCGGGCGGCCGCGCCGTCGCCGTGGCGGGTGACATCTGCGAGGATTCGACGGCCAGGGCACTGGTGGAGACCGCGGAATCGCGGTTCGGCGGGCTCGACATCGCCTTCAACAACGCCGGCACCATGGGTGAAATGGGCCCCACAACCGATATCTCGCTGGCCGGCTGGCAGCGCACGCTGGATATCAACCTGACCAGCGCGTTCCTGTGCGCGCGTTACCAGCTGCCTGCCCTGCTCAGGCGCGGCACGGGCTCACTGATCTTTACCTCGACATTCGTCGGCCACACCGTGGGCTTTCCCGGTGTTGCGGCCTATGCCGCCAGCAAGGCCGGCCTCACCGGGCTGGTGAAGGCCCTGGCGGCGGAATTCGGCCCCCAGGGCATCCGCGTCAACGCGCTGCTACCCGGCGGTACCGACACCCCAATGGCCGCTGAAATGAATGACACGCCGGAAGCGCTGGCACAGGTCGCCAACCTGCACGCGCTGAAACGTATCGCCCGCCCCGAGGAACTGGCCGAAGCGGCGCTGTTCCTGGCCTCACCCGCCGCATCGTTCATGACCGGGAGTGCGATGCTGGTCGATGGCGGCGTCTCGATCAACCGCACCTAG
- a CDS encoding DUF1428 domain-containing protein, with protein MAYVDGYVLAVPIENKAEYIRLAEESAVVFKDHGALSVVENWADDVPDGELTSLPMAVKCEPGEVVVFSWITWPSREARDAGNKAVMEDPRMQDWDISKMPFDGKRMIYGGFSNIVAR; from the coding sequence ATGGCATATGTAGACGGTTACGTGCTTGCAGTTCCGATTGAAAACAAGGCCGAGTACATCCGGCTGGCTGAAGAATCGGCTGTCGTGTTTAAGGACCATGGCGCGTTGTCCGTGGTGGAGAACTGGGCGGATGACGTGCCCGATGGCGAGTTGACCTCGCTGCCGATGGCGGTGAAATGTGAGCCTGGCGAGGTAGTGGTGTTTTCCTGGATCACCTGGCCGTCGCGGGAAGCCCGGGATGCGGGCAACAAGGCTGTGATGGAAGACCCCCGCATGCAGGATTGGGACATCAGCAAGATGCCGTTCGATGGCAAGCGCATGATCTACGGCGGTTTCTCCAACATCGTGGCGCGTTAG
- a CDS encoding CPBP family intramembrane glutamic endopeptidase, producing the protein MTSPNEGITRSNRTSGLLPVLLFWAGYVAITLAVGFATALLIRSEVWQLTAWGFISSAGLIVLTRFFIKKDAPGGKDPGLAVSRAAWGNLSLGLLIGVVSFGVHVLIVSLFAGPVRFEVVPGVGAMVVIIFFARFLATSCMEEIGFRGYALQRLEEGMGTWWAVIVTAVVFGLSHLLYGWSLQTILLGVIPGGLLWGMSAVATRGIAMPIGLHAAWNFAGWSAGNRSEAGLLSMVIDDDALARTQMVGTISYLVIFVSLTMVFWIVHRRRSRGA; encoded by the coding sequence ATGACGTCACCCAACGAAGGCATTACCCGTTCAAATCGAACATCCGGCCTTCTCCCCGTTTTGCTGTTCTGGGCCGGGTATGTCGCCATTACCCTGGCGGTGGGTTTCGCCACTGCGCTGCTGATTCGCTCTGAAGTCTGGCAGCTGACGGCCTGGGGCTTCATCAGCAGCGCCGGCCTCATCGTGTTGACGAGGTTCTTCATAAAGAAAGACGCGCCAGGCGGCAAAGACCCCGGCCTGGCGGTGAGCCGGGCGGCATGGGGCAACCTCTCGCTGGGGCTGCTGATTGGCGTCGTTTCCTTCGGCGTCCACGTGCTGATCGTCTCACTGTTTGCCGGCCCCGTCCGTTTCGAGGTGGTGCCGGGTGTGGGCGCCATGGTCGTCATCATCTTTTTCGCCCGGTTCCTGGCGACATCCTGCATGGAAGAGATCGGTTTTCGCGGCTATGCACTGCAGCGCCTGGAAGAGGGCATGGGGACGTGGTGGGCGGTGATCGTCACCGCCGTGGTTTTCGGCCTGAGTCACCTGCTCTATGGCTGGAGCCTGCAGACGATTCTGCTGGGTGTGATTCCGGGCGGCCTGCTATGGGGGATGAGTGCGGTGGCCACGCGGGGCATCGCCATGCCCATCGGCCTTCATGCCGCCTGGAATTTTGCGGGGTGGTCCGCCGGCAACCGGTCCGAAGCGGGCCTGCTGAGCATGGTCATTGACGACGACGCGCTGGCGCGGACGCAAATGGTGGGCACCATCAGTTACCTGGTGATTTTCGTGTCGCTGACGATGGTTTTCTGGATCGTGCACCGGCGGAGATCCCGTGGGGCATGA
- a CDS encoding PilW family protein: MTARGFTLVELLVAMAIGALVTTSLVRVTQSVGGAWRVQDETARLHEHARLAVRTLLGPVGGAGYQPDPWSGPLPAVTAGSADEFNAHGDRLEVQRRSPRNCYGSDNPVAGPGGGPAHYLEINRFHVRDGSLVRQCRYGADSSSLTTQINNLGVVEHVDNFQVLYAEDTDADGVANRWVRAGQWQEESRILGVRFAFLLASPGPLFADHGGAHDLLGTTVNAADDGHARVVSHAAVAIAGRVQ; the protein is encoded by the coding sequence ATGACGGCGCGCGGCTTCACCCTGGTCGAGTTGTTGGTGGCAATGGCCATTGGTGCGCTGGTCACCACCAGCCTGGTGCGGGTCACCCAATCCGTGGGCGGGGCCTGGCGGGTGCAGGACGAAACCGCCCGGTTGCACGAGCACGCGCGGCTCGCGGTGCGGACGCTGCTCGGCCCTGTCGGCGGCGCCGGCTACCAGCCGGACCCCTGGTCCGGACCGTTACCGGCGGTCACGGCGGGCAGTGCCGACGAGTTCAATGCCCATGGTGACCGTCTCGAGGTCCAGCGGCGTTCTCCGCGCAACTGCTACGGCAGCGATAACCCGGTGGCGGGCCCGGGTGGCGGGCCGGCGCACTATCTCGAAATCAACCGCTTTCATGTCAGGGACGGGAGCCTGGTGCGGCAGTGCCGTTACGGCGCGGACTCATCGTCGCTGACGACACAGATCAACAACCTCGGCGTGGTCGAGCACGTGGACAACTTCCAGGTGCTGTACGCCGAGGACACGGATGCGGATGGCGTTGCCAACCGCTGGGTCAGGGCTGGCCAATGGCAGGAAGAAAGCCGGATATTGGGGGTGCGGTTTGCCTTCCTGCTGGCCAGCCCCGGTCCTTTATTCGCGGACCACGGTGGTGCCCACGACCTTTTGGGCACCACGGTCAACGCGGCTGATGACGGGCACGCCCGTGTCGTCAGCCATGCGGCGGTTGCCATCGCCGGGCGGGTGCAGTGA
- a CDS encoding prepilin-type N-terminal cleavage/methylation domain-containing protein produces MTGHRGFSLVEVLIAITVMSVGLAALARLSLVGIADTGGARAHSQAVGLASEAAELLRFGAAGYDDWNGGGTAPSSCGLGSPCPPASFTRNFAADWALRVADRLPGGLGAVCRDASPGDGDPSDAACDGTGRYVVKVLWRSPAGTPMRHVVVLP; encoded by the coding sequence ATGACTGGCCATCGGGGATTCAGCCTGGTCGAAGTGTTGATCGCCATCACGGTGATGTCGGTTGGCCTGGCCGCACTGGCGCGTCTTTCCCTGGTGGGCATTGCCGATACCGGTGGCGCCCGGGCGCATTCACAGGCGGTTGGCCTGGCGTCCGAGGCTGCCGAATTGCTGCGGTTTGGTGCCGCCGGCTACGACGACTGGAACGGCGGCGGAACAGCGCCTTCCTCCTGTGGCCTGGGATCGCCCTGCCCGCCTGCGTCCTTCACCCGTAATTTCGCCGCCGACTGGGCACTGCGCGTTGCGGATCGGCTTCCAGGCGGCCTGGGGGCCGTCTGCCGTGACGCCAGCCCGGGCGACGGGGATCCGTCCGATGCCGCCTGTGATGGCACCGGCCGCTACGTGGTCAAGGTGCTGTGGCGCTCTCCGGCCGGCACGCCGATGCGACACGTGGTGGTGCTGCCATGA
- a CDS encoding VOC family protein: MGNPVGWFEIYVSDMDRARGFYETVLGVKLEALGDPNDPGILMMAFPSDMERYGAGGALVKMEGFPVGNNSVLVYFSCEDCAIEESRVAAAGGKVEKTKFSIGEYGFISLAIDTEGTIFGLHSLK; this comes from the coding sequence ATGGGTAATCCAGTAGGTTGGTTTGAGATTTACGTGTCTGACATGGATCGGGCGCGGGGGTTTTACGAAACAGTCCTGGGCGTCAAACTGGAGGCCCTGGGTGACCCCAATGACCCAGGCATCCTGATGATGGCGTTTCCATCAGACATGGAGCGCTACGGCGCAGGCGGCGCGCTGGTCAAAATGGAGGGGTTCCCGGTGGGTAACAACAGCGTCCTGGTCTATTTTTCCTGCGAAGACTGTGCCATTGAAGAATCCCGCGTGGCGGCAGCCGGTGGCAAGGTTGAGAAGACCAAGTTCTCCATTGGTGAATACGGGTTTATCTCCCTGGCCATCGATACCGAGGGCACCATTTTCGGTTTGCACTCACTGAAATAA
- the ispH gene encoding 4-hydroxy-3-methylbut-2-enyl diphosphate reductase produces MKLLLANPRGFCAGVDRAIEIVERALELFGPPIYVRHEVVHNRFVVDDLRAKGAVFVDELSAVPDDQTVIFSAHGVSQRVRENAASRGLKVFDATCPLVTKVHMEVARHCRAGLGVVLIGHAGHPEVEGTMGQWSDDAAGDNQIYLVESVEDVATLEIAHPDNVAYVTQTTLSVDDTQAIIAALRDTFPQIVGPRRDDICYATQNRQDAVRTLAQQVDLVLVVGSVNSSNSNRLRELAEKQGIPAYLVDGADDVRDEWLDGVKAVGVTAGASAPEGLVQGVIARLREAGAGAAEEIDGIPENLEFALPRELRLQLRA; encoded by the coding sequence ATGAAACTGCTACTCGCCAACCCGCGCGGATTCTGCGCCGGCGTCGACCGCGCCATCGAGATCGTCGAGCGCGCGCTGGAACTGTTTGGCCCGCCCATTTACGTGCGCCACGAAGTGGTACACAACCGTTTCGTCGTCGACGACCTGCGCGCCAAGGGCGCCGTCTTCGTCGATGAACTCAGCGCCGTGCCGGATGACCAGACCGTGATTTTCAGCGCCCACGGCGTCAGCCAGCGCGTGCGTGAGAACGCCGCCTCCCGTGGCCTGAAGGTATTCGATGCCACCTGTCCGCTGGTCACCAAGGTGCACATGGAGGTGGCCCGCCACTGCCGCGCCGGCCTGGGCGTGGTGCTGATCGGCCACGCCGGCCACCCCGAGGTGGAAGGCACCATGGGCCAGTGGTCCGACGACGCCGCCGGCGACAACCAGATCTACCTGGTGGAATCCGTAGAGGACGTGGCCACGCTGGAGATCGCCCACCCGGACAACGTGGCCTACGTGACCCAGACCACGCTGTCAGTGGACGACACCCAGGCGATTATCGCCGCCTTGCGCGACACGTTTCCGCAGATCGTCGGGCCCCGCCGTGACGACATCTGCTACGCCACGCAGAACCGCCAAGACGCCGTTCGCACGTTGGCGCAGCAGGTTGACCTGGTGCTGGTGGTGGGTTCGGTTAACAGTTCGAACTCCAACCGCCTGCGCGAACTGGCGGAGAAGCAGGGCATCCCGGCCTACCTGGTTGACGGCGCTGATGATGTCCGCGACGAGTGGCTGGACGGTGTAAAGGCCGTTGGCGTTACCGCCGGTGCCTCGGCGCCCGAGGGCCTGGTACAGGGCGTGATCGCGCGCCTGCGTGAAGCCGGTGCCGGCGCCGCCGAGGAAATCGATGGGATCCCGGAAAACCTGGAATTTGCCCTACCAAGGGAACTGCGCCTGCAACTGCGCGCCTGA
- a CDS encoding winged helix-turn-helix domain-containing protein, producing the protein MTSAVIDITRQRDRRAVRRHALAALGLLHRQPFGRGLGGTAKAFGHLGYVQIDSISVVERAHHHVLHSRVPGFEPSMIDRLLHRREIFEYWSHAAAFLPMSDFRYSLPYKDAINRGQVHWNRNPDTKLMNELLARVRSEGPLKSRDLDNPSTRREGWWDWKPAKKALEQLYMRGDLMVSDREGFQKTYDLAERVLPADVDCSMPSLEEQAAYLLDQQLRSHAFVTLKGVTYLRKGAPLRAAVKALVDARLAAGELEQVRVDGTVFLCQAGLLQRPMPRAAQRLSILSPFDHGVIQRERLEALFGFQYQLECYLPEGRRRYGYFSLPLLYRDRFVGRMDCKVHRKARRLEIRTLHFEPQGVDDEALMAAFCEALEAFMAFQGCDTVSVGRVEPVEAAQRVASALRQRF; encoded by the coding sequence ATGACGTCGGCGGTCATCGATATCACGCGCCAGAGGGATCGACGGGCGGTCCGCCGGCACGCCCTGGCCGCGCTGGGTTTGCTGCACCGGCAGCCGTTCGGGCGCGGGCTCGGGGGCACTGCCAAGGCGTTTGGGCACCTGGGCTACGTGCAGATCGACTCGATCTCCGTGGTCGAACGGGCGCATCATCACGTGCTGCATTCTCGCGTGCCGGGCTTCGAGCCCTCGATGATTGACCGCCTGCTGCATCGCCGCGAGATTTTCGAGTACTGGTCACACGCGGCGGCGTTCCTGCCGATGAGTGACTTCCGGTATTCCCTGCCGTACAAGGACGCCATCAACCGCGGCCAGGTGCACTGGAACCGCAACCCTGACACGAAGCTGATGAACGAGCTGCTGGCGCGGGTTCGTAGCGAAGGCCCGCTGAAATCGCGCGACCTGGACAATCCGTCCACCCGGCGCGAAGGCTGGTGGGATTGGAAGCCGGCCAAGAAGGCCCTGGAGCAGTTGTACATGCGCGGCGACCTGATGGTCAGCGACCGCGAGGGCTTCCAGAAGACCTATGACCTGGCCGAGCGGGTGTTGCCAGCCGACGTTGACTGCTCGATGCCCAGCCTTGAGGAGCAGGCCGCTTACCTGCTCGACCAACAGCTACGCTCCCACGCCTTCGTCACCCTGAAGGGAGTGACCTACCTGCGCAAGGGCGCGCCCCTGCGGGCGGCGGTAAAGGCGCTGGTTGACGCGCGCCTGGCGGCCGGCGAGCTTGAGCAGGTGCGCGTCGACGGCACCGTGTTCCTGTGCCAGGCCGGCCTGCTGCAGCGCCCCATGCCGCGCGCCGCCCAGCGGCTCTCCATCCTGTCGCCGTTCGACCATGGCGTGATCCAGCGGGAGCGGCTGGAGGCGCTATTCGGCTTCCAGTACCAGCTCGAATGCTACCTGCCCGAGGGCCGGCGCCGATATGGCTATTTCTCGTTGCCGCTATTGTACCGCGACCGCTTTGTCGGCCGCATGGACTGCAAGGTCCATCGCAAGGCGCGGCGGCTGGAGATCAGGACCCTGCACTTCGAACCGCAGGGTGTCGATGACGAAGCGCTGATGGCGGCGTTCTGCGAGGCGCTGGAGGCGTTCATGGCCTTCCAGGGGTGCGACACGGTTTCGGTGGGGCGGGTCGAGCCGGTGGAGGCGGCGCAGCGGGTTGCCAGTGCGCTGCGGCAGCGGTTCTGA
- a CDS encoding pilus assembly PilX family protein encodes MRRPGHALPRQSGVALVLCVLLLASLSLVAMAGAGDSQVQVRVAANLSAERAALRAAKSALSWAEQWLHGLDGTSRPPACGSNCAGGPPVHPANDLPPLLEYQPESWWLSHARADGSDPITGGTLADRAPDRGPVGRWLVEELHHAAAGTTAGQPEITYYRVTARATPYPSGTPVVIESIIARPWGDASWRDAFPDTWPAPGYCLGLAQPTHCGRMAWRRRL; translated from the coding sequence ATGCGGCGGCCGGGTCATGCGCTGCCGCGGCAATCGGGTGTAGCCTTGGTGCTCTGCGTGCTGTTGCTGGCGTCTCTGTCATTGGTCGCCATGGCGGGGGCCGGTGACAGCCAGGTTCAGGTGCGGGTCGCGGCCAACCTGTCTGCCGAGCGGGCCGCGTTGCGGGCCGCGAAATCCGCGCTCAGCTGGGCAGAGCAATGGCTGCACGGCCTGGACGGGACGAGCCGGCCGCCGGCCTGCGGCTCGAACTGCGCCGGCGGCCCGCCAGTTCATCCGGCCAATGATCTGCCACCCTTGCTGGAGTACCAGCCGGAAAGCTGGTGGCTGAGTCATGCGCGGGCCGATGGCAGCGATCCCATCACCGGTGGCACGCTGGCTGACCGCGCGCCGGACCGGGGGCCGGTCGGGCGCTGGCTAGTGGAGGAACTGCACCATGCCGCCGCCGGCACCACCGCGGGGCAGCCCGAGATCACCTACTACCGTGTCACCGCCCGTGCCACGCCCTACCCTTCAGGCACGCCGGTGGTCATCGAAAGCATCATCGCGCGTCCATGGGGTGACGCCAGCTGGCGGGACGCGTTTCCGGATACGTGGCCCGCACCGGGTTACTGCCTGGGGCTGGCGCAGCCCACCCATTGCGGCCGTATGGCCTGGCGACGACGGTTGTGA
- a CDS encoding type IV pilin protein, which yields MKRPGRARGFTLVEVIIAVAIVAILLSLAAPSYLRHGLRAHRADALGVLMVTAACQERLRAIDGHYDTGQCQPASSARYQFNYAGASAGASDGYTLRATPQGAQRRDSCGALSLSHDGARSADGRLGTVKCWNAL from the coding sequence GTGAAACGCCCTGGCCGTGCGCGTGGCTTCACCCTGGTCGAAGTGATCATCGCGGTGGCGATCGTGGCCATCCTGCTTTCACTGGCAGCGCCCAGCTACCTTCGTCACGGCCTGCGCGCGCACCGCGCCGATGCGCTGGGCGTGCTGATGGTAACGGCGGCTTGCCAGGAGCGGCTGCGGGCGATTGACGGCCACTACGACACCGGGCAGTGCCAGCCGGCATCCAGCGCCCGCTACCAGTTCAACTACGCGGGCGCGTCGGCCGGGGCCAGCGATGGCTACACGCTGCGGGCGACCCCGCAGGGCGCGCAGCGCCGCGATAGCTGTGGGGCCCTGTCACTCTCGCATGATGGCGCACGCAGTGCAGATGGTCGCCTGGGGACAGTGAAATGCTGGAACGCGCTTTAG
- a CDS encoding class I SAM-dependent methyltransferase produces MSKSEQRYFEMNRAGWDRRAEAHFGSRFYDVDGFLAGRTSLREIELAEMPDVAGRRLLHLQCHFGLDTLSWARMGAVCTGVDISPVAIGKARELAVLAGVEAQFICADVYGYQADAPGAFDTVFTSYGAICWLPDLARWAQVVARNLAVDGTFYMVEFHPIHDLLAGYAYFTRPEPDIEEEGSYTENGADVVAPLATWAHPVSSVINALVGAGIGVECVNEFPYSPYDCFDGLVEREPGRFYLEHRGHDVPMVYSIRGRKVA; encoded by the coding sequence ATGTCGAAGTCTGAGCAACGCTATTTCGAAATGAACCGCGCCGGCTGGGACCGGCGGGCGGAGGCTCACTTCGGCTCCCGATTCTACGATGTCGATGGTTTCCTGGCGGGGCGCACGTCGCTGCGCGAGATCGAGCTGGCCGAGATGCCGGACGTGGCGGGGCGGCGGCTGTTGCACCTGCAGTGTCATTTCGGCCTGGACACGCTGTCCTGGGCGCGGATGGGCGCGGTTTGCACCGGCGTGGACATTTCGCCGGTGGCGATTGGCAAGGCCCGTGAGTTGGCCGTTCTTGCCGGGGTCGAGGCGCAGTTCATCTGTGCTGATGTCTATGGCTACCAGGCCGATGCCCCCGGCGCGTTCGACACCGTGTTCACGTCCTATGGCGCCATCTGCTGGTTGCCGGACCTGGCGCGCTGGGCGCAGGTGGTGGCGCGCAACCTGGCCGTGGACGGTACGTTCTACATGGTCGAGTTCCACCCCATTCATGACCTGCTGGCGGGGTACGCCTACTTCACACGGCCGGAGCCCGACATCGAGGAAGAGGGCTCGTACACGGAGAACGGCGCCGATGTTGTCGCACCTCTGGCGACCTGGGCCCACCCCGTGTCCAGCGTGATCAACGCGCTGGTTGGCGCGGGTATCGGTGTAGAGTGTGTCAATGAATTTCCCTACAGCCCCTATGACTGTTTTGATGGCCTGGTGGAACGCGAGCCCGGGCGGTTCTATCTCGAACACAGGGGGCATGATGTGCCGATGGTCTACAGCATTCGCGGGCGTAAAGTGGCCTGA